GCCTTGCGTATTTTAGAGGTGGCATGGCGCTCAAAGCACATCCGGGCATCGGTAAGGCTCATTCCGCAGCCATTATCAATAACCTGGATCAGCGCTTTACCGGCATCTTTAACAATCAGCTGGATTTTATCGGCCCCGGCATCAATAGCATTTTCCACCAACTCTTTTACCGCCGACGCCGGTCGCTGAACTACTTCGCCCGCGGCAATCTGGTTGGCAACGGCATCCGGTAAAAGCTGTATAATATCTGACATCTAAAATAATTTCCCTTCAATTTCTATTTCGATGCTAAATTAAATATTTGATGGCATAACTTTATGATTAGATAGTTGTATATACATTTGCAGCTTGATACAATTACAATAAATATACAATTGCTTTAATATGAAGAGACTATTGCCCGCGCTGCTTTTACTGGCGGCTGCCTGCAAACAAAAAGAATACAATGCCGATATGCTGGTGAAAAACGCAGTTGTTTACACCGTTGACAGTAATTTTACAACAGCCAGTGCATTTGTGGTGAGCGGAGGAAAAATACTTGCAGTAGGAAGCGCCGATAGTTTGGAACAAAAATACAATGCCCGCGAAGTGATTGACGCACAAGGCGCTGCTGTATACCCGGGCTTTATTGATGCTCATGCACATTTTTACGAGTATGGCATGGGCTTGCAGCAGGTTAGCCTGGTAGGTACGCAAAGCTGGCCCGAGATAGTAGATTCGGTAAAGGTTTATGCCGAGCGTAATACTGACGGCTGGATTATAGGCAACGGCTGGGACCAGAACGACTGGGCCGACAAACATTTTCCGGATAAAGCCAAGCTCGATTCGTTGTTCCCGATGCGCCCGGTGCTGCTGAGCCGGGTTGACGGGCATGCCGCTATAGCTAACCAGGCAGCTTTAAACATTGCCGGTGTTAAACCGGGGCAAACCATTGTTGGCGGCGAAATTGAAACCCGCAACGGCAAACTTACCGGCGTACTGGTTGATAATGCGGTAGGCATTGTAACCCGCAAAATACCTGAACCAACATCGGCAATGGTTGATACGGCTTTACTTTCGGCACAAAAAAACTGTTTTGCGGCCGGGCTTACTACGGTTGATGACTGCGGTTTGCCATACACCATGGTAAACATTATTAACGAGCTGCAACATAAAGGCGACCTGAAAATGCGCATGTATGTAATGCTTGCCGACAGACCCGAAAACTATGAATACCTGTTTAAAAAAGGTGCAATTAAAACGCCGGGACTCAACGTGCGGTCATTTAAAGTTTATGCTGATGGTGCGCTGGGCTCAAGAGGTGCCTGCCTGCTAAAACCTTATGCCGATTCGGCCAAATGGAGCGGGTTTTTATTGAGTAACCCTAAACATTTTGAAGAGATAGCACCAAAAATTGCCGCTCATGGTTTCCAGATGTGTACTCATGCCATCGGCGATTCGGCAGTGCGCACCATGCTTAAAATTTATGCCGCCAACCTAAAGGGTAAAAATGATTTACGCTGGCGGATAGAGCACTCGCAGATTGTATCGCCCCAAGATGTGGCTATGTTTGGCAAATACAGCGTGATCCCATCGGTGCAGCCAACCCATGCCACATCAGATATGTACTGGGCAGGCAAGCGTTTAGGTAAAGAGCGCCTCAAAACCGCCTATGCTTACAAACAATTGCTTGATCAGAACGGTTGGATCCCTTTGGGTACCGATTTTCCGGTTGAAAACATTAA
The sequence above is a segment of the Mucilaginibacter celer genome. Coding sequences within it:
- a CDS encoding amidohydrolase → MKRLLPALLLLAAACKQKEYNADMLVKNAVVYTVDSNFTTASAFVVSGGKILAVGSADSLEQKYNAREVIDAQGAAVYPGFIDAHAHFYEYGMGLQQVSLVGTQSWPEIVDSVKVYAERNTDGWIIGNGWDQNDWADKHFPDKAKLDSLFPMRPVLLSRVDGHAAIANQAALNIAGVKPGQTIVGGEIETRNGKLTGVLVDNAVGIVTRKIPEPTSAMVDTALLSAQKNCFAAGLTTVDDCGLPYTMVNIINELQHKGDLKMRMYVMLADRPENYEYLFKKGAIKTPGLNVRSFKVYADGALGSRGACLLKPYADSAKWSGFLLSNPKHFEEIAPKIAAHGFQMCTHAIGDSAVRTMLKIYAANLKGKNDLRWRIEHSQIVSPQDVAMFGKYSVIPSVQPTHATSDMYWAGKRLGKERLKTAYAYKQLLDQNGWIPLGTDFPVENINPLYTFYAAVERKDLKGFPAAGFQKENALSRIEALKGMTIWAAKANFEEKEKGSIEPGKYADFVILDKDIMKVKGSELPTTKVTKTYINGVKVYDKK